ACTTAGCCACTACGATTGACCTGATTTCATCGACTAATGACCTGTGAGCATGTCACGGCATCCCCCTTCCTCCTCTTATAGTAAAGCCACTCGCAGCCCTGCCCGATAACACCAAGCGCAGTGGCTGAGCCTAAAAATCTGCTGAATCACTGGAGCAATCAATGAAATTAACGCAAATCCGCAATGCCACACTTATGCTGGAATATGCCGGTAAAAAATTCCTTATCGATCCGATGCTGGCAGAAAAGGAGGCCTGGGATGGTTTTGCCGGGAATGCTCGCCCGCACCTGCGTAATCCCATGGTTGACTTGCCTGTGCCTGTAGAA
This portion of the bacterium genome encodes:
- a CDS encoding MBL fold metallo-hydrolase, producing MKLTQIRNATLMLEYAGKKFLIDPMLAEKEAWDGFAGNARPHLRNPMVDLPVPVE